A DNA window from Staphylococcus warneri contains the following coding sequences:
- a CDS encoding toxic anion resistance protein, with the protein MDMANEQERTPSHPLDQYINHQSEQPNTIVEDFEHQFTEADQKRINEISEQIKPLDHDGLLSFGTNLQQNMSQFSHQMLDDVQSKDMGPVGDSLNQLMSKLKSVNPNDLDPSKQSRLKRLFRRTKSSINEIFSRMQSVSSQIDRITIQLEKHKGNLTKDIDLLDGLYDQNKRYFDDVTLYIAAAQRKKLDIQQHTIPELQKKAETSGNQMDIQAVADMEQFVDRLEKRIYDLQLSRQIAIQTAPQIRMIQNVNQALAEKIQSSILTSIPLWKNQMAIALTLMRQRNAVSAQRAVTDTTNDLLTQNASMLKQNAIETATENERGVVDIETLKQTQSDIIDTIEQTLQIQHEGRQKRQAAEKELSGLENDLKQHLLSMRKEP; encoded by the coding sequence ATGGACATGGCAAATGAACAAGAACGTACCCCATCACACCCTCTTGATCAATATATCAATCATCAATCTGAGCAACCTAATACGATTGTAGAAGATTTTGAACATCAATTTACTGAAGCTGATCAAAAAAGGATTAATGAGATTAGTGAACAAATTAAGCCACTTGATCACGATGGTCTATTATCTTTTGGTACAAACTTACAACAAAATATGTCGCAGTTTTCACATCAAATGTTGGACGATGTACAGTCAAAAGATATGGGTCCTGTTGGTGATTCATTAAACCAATTGATGAGTAAATTAAAATCTGTGAACCCTAATGACTTAGACCCTAGTAAACAATCTAGACTAAAACGTCTTTTTAGAAGAACGAAATCTTCAATTAATGAGATTTTCTCTAGAATGCAATCAGTGAGTTCACAGATTGATCGAATCACCATTCAATTGGAAAAGCATAAAGGTAACTTAACGAAGGATATAGATTTATTAGATGGCTTGTATGATCAAAATAAGCGATATTTTGATGATGTGACGCTTTATATTGCAGCAGCACAACGAAAAAAGCTAGATATTCAACAACATACTATTCCAGAGTTACAAAAGAAAGCTGAAACATCAGGCAATCAGATGGATATTCAAGCAGTCGCAGATATGGAGCAATTTGTGGATCGCTTAGAAAAAAGAATCTATGATTTACAACTTTCAAGACAAATTGCCATTCAAACTGCACCACAAATACGAATGATTCAAAATGTAAATCAGGCATTAGCTGAAAAAATTCAGAGCTCAATACTAACAAGTATTCCATTATGGAAAAATCAAATGGCTATTGCACTGACATTGATGCGTCAACGGAATGCAGTTTCAGCGCAACGTGCAGTCACTGATACAACGAATGATTTATTAACTCAAAACGCATCGATGTTGAAACAAAATGCGATTGAAACGGCAACTGAGAACGAACGCGGTGTTGTCGATATTGAAACATTGAAACAAACACAAAGTGATATTATTGATACTATTGAACAAACATTACAAATTCAACATGAAGGTCGTCAAAAACGACAAGCTGCAGAAAAAGAATTGTCAGGTCTTGAAAATGATTTGAAACAACATTTATTATCAATGCGAAAAGAACCTTAA
- a CDS encoding 5-bromo-4-chloroindolyl phosphate hydrolysis family protein, translating to MRYNISRVLGAMVGIPVAIIAWMVSIFGFDLSFIVDGVIGLGGFVLSYFPTQRLTSRKYLNEIGLTRREYRYVRSQLNQAQSKIRLILKSFINIRSIKDFRQVNDIYRISRSIYMSVRQRPGMFFKVEGFFYSHIDNALNLVDSYTRLTKMPRKSPEEKQKLEQTRITLDEVKRTLVADLKQLNEDDYERLDVEMELNKIEQQRRKKL from the coding sequence TTGAGATATAATATTTCAAGAGTTTTGGGGGCGATGGTAGGTATACCGGTAGCGATAATTGCTTGGATGGTTAGTATCTTTGGATTTGATCTGTCATTTATCGTTGACGGGGTCATTGGTTTGGGTGGATTTGTCTTATCGTACTTCCCTACTCAACGTTTGACTTCGCGTAAATATCTAAATGAAATAGGTTTAACTAGAAGAGAATATAGATATGTTAGAAGTCAATTAAACCAAGCACAATCCAAAATACGTTTGATTTTAAAATCATTTATCAATATTCGTTCTATTAAAGATTTCAGACAGGTCAACGATATCTATAGAATCTCTCGCTCGATTTATATGAGTGTGAGACAACGTCCAGGTATGTTTTTTAAAGTAGAAGGATTCTTTTATTCGCATATTGATAATGCCTTGAATTTAGTAGATTCATATACGAGATTAACTAAAATGCCTAGAAAGTCTCCCGAAGAAAAGCAGAAATTAGAACAAACAAGAATTACATTAGATGAAGTAAAACGAACATTAGTAGCGGATTTAAAACAACTGAATGAAGACGATTATGAACGATTAGATGTTGAAATGGAATTAAATAAAATAGAACAACAGCGTCGAAAAAAATTATAA
- a CDS encoding acylphosphatase, with amino-acid sequence MERKHIQVFGTVQGVGFRFYTQRLGNQHHVVGTVQNVEDYVDIYAQGEKENLEAFINSVIAGASPASHVTNYQVEDLDIDETLTEFKTI; translated from the coding sequence ATGGAACGTAAACATATACAAGTATTTGGCACAGTACAAGGTGTCGGTTTTAGATTTTACACTCAAAGATTAGGCAATCAACATCACGTTGTAGGTACAGTGCAAAATGTTGAAGACTATGTTGATATATATGCTCAAGGAGAAAAAGAAAATTTAGAAGCATTTATCAATAGCGTTATTGCAGGTGCTTCTCCTGCCTCACATGTAACTAACTATCAAGTAGAAGATTTAGATATAGACGAAACATTAACTGAATTCAAAACAATTTAA
- the msaA gene encoding regulatory protein MsaA translates to MWTVAKIRADYEGWWLFEDWPEKIVKQSEFSTYEDMLDAYCKLIKDCNDYYDNCVMGKYNMYAFYNNCDLNFCEDCDEDLQIFYSFIVLKNNEVYYNLPKIV, encoded by the coding sequence ATGTGGACGGTTGCAAAAATTAGAGCTGACTATGAAGGTTGGTGGTTGTTTGAAGATTGGCCAGAAAAGATTGTGAAACAATCTGAGTTTTCTACATATGAAGACATGTTAGATGCTTACTGTAAATTAATCAAAGATTGCAACGATTATTACGATAACTGTGTGATGGGAAAATATAACATGTACGCATTTTACAATAATTGTGATTTGAATTTTTGTGAAGATTGTGATGAGGATTTGCAAATATTTTATAGTTTTATTGTTTTAAAAAATAATGAAGTTTATTATAATCTTCCAAAAATAGTTTAA
- the cspA gene encoding cold shock protein CspA yields MKQGTVKWFNAEKGFGFIEVEGENDVFVHFSAINQDGYKSLEEGQSVEFEVVEGDRGPQAANVVKL; encoded by the coding sequence ATGAAACAAGGTACAGTTAAATGGTTTAACGCTGAAAAAGGATTCGGCTTCATCGAAGTTGAAGGAGAAAACGACGTATTCGTACATTTCTCAGCAATTAACCAAGATGGTTACAAATCATTAGAAGAAGGTCAATCAGTTGAATTTGAAGTAGTTGAAGGCGACCGCGGACCACAAGCTGCGAACGTTGTAAAACTATAA
- the lysA gene encoding diaminopimelate decarboxylase, producing MTVEYNEYGELTMGGTSLKTVAQSFGTPTIVYNEEQIRNQMRRYHKAFQQSGLKYNISYASKAFTCIQMVKLVQEEDLQLDVVSEGELYTALEAGFDPSRIHFHGNNKTKHEIRYALDNHIGYFVIDSLEEIDLIDRYASETVQVVLRVNPGVEAHTHEFIQTGQEDSKFGLSIRYGLANEAVDKIKQAKHLNLKGVHIHIGSQIEGTEAFIETAKIVMNWLNDQQIQVDLLNLGGGFGIKYVEGDVSFPIESGIAEITDAIKNEANQLNMETPEIGIEPGRSIVGEAGITLYEVGTIKEIPEINKYVSIDGGMSDHIRTALYDAKYQALLVNRHEEADDTVTIAGKLCESGDIIIKNAKLPSSVQRGDYLAILSTGAYHYSMASNYNQMQKPSVFFIKDGKAREVIKRQSLRQLIINDTK from the coding sequence ATGACAGTAGAATATAACGAATACGGCGAATTAACAATGGGAGGTACAAGTCTTAAAACAGTTGCACAAAGCTTTGGTACCCCAACCATTGTTTATAATGAAGAACAAATTCGAAATCAAATGCGTCGTTATCATAAAGCATTTCAACAAAGTGGATTAAAATATAATATTTCATATGCCTCTAAAGCATTTACATGTATACAAATGGTTAAATTAGTCCAAGAAGAAGACTTACAACTCGATGTTGTATCTGAAGGAGAATTGTATACTGCATTAGAAGCTGGCTTTGACCCAAGTCGTATACACTTCCATGGTAACAATAAAACGAAGCATGAAATTAGATATGCCTTAGACAATCATATCGGATATTTTGTCATAGATTCTTTAGAAGAAATCGATTTAATCGATCGATATGCTAGTGAAACGGTACAAGTAGTATTAAGAGTTAATCCAGGTGTAGAAGCACATACACATGAATTTATCCAAACTGGACAAGAGGATAGTAAATTTGGATTGTCGATACGTTATGGCTTAGCCAATGAAGCAGTTGATAAAATCAAACAAGCTAAACATCTTAACTTAAAAGGTGTACATATTCATATTGGATCTCAAATTGAAGGTACAGAAGCATTTATTGAAACTGCAAAAATAGTTATGAATTGGTTAAATGATCAACAAATTCAAGTTGATTTACTTAATCTTGGTGGTGGCTTTGGCATTAAATATGTTGAGGGAGATGTTAGCTTCCCTATTGAAAGCGGCATTGCTGAAATCACTGATGCAATCAAAAATGAAGCGAATCAGTTAAATATGGAAACACCTGAAATAGGTATTGAACCAGGTCGTTCTATTGTTGGCGAAGCTGGAATCACATTGTACGAAGTAGGTACGATTAAAGAGATACCGGAAATTAATAAATACGTATCTATCGATGGTGGTATGAGTGATCATATTAGAACAGCACTATATGATGCTAAGTATCAAGCTTTATTAGTAAATCGACACGAAGAAGCGGATGATACAGTAACTATTGCGGGTAAATTATGTGAATCTGGTGATATTATCATTAAGAATGCAAAATTACCAAGTTCTGTACAACGTGGCGACTATTTAGCGATATTATCAACAGGTGCATATCATTATTCTATGGCATCTAATTATAATCAAATGCAAAAACCATCAGTATTCTTTATTAAAGATGGAAAAGCACGTGAAGTGATTAAACGTCAATCATTAAGACAACTCATTATTAATGATACTAAATAA
- a CDS encoding alanine racemase → MTAIWSVDTEAFYSNAKKVKNQQPIMAVVKNNAYHYGLEFAVKQFLRAGINTFSTTSLKEAVRVRELAPDATVFLMNAVYDFDTVRDYHIHMTLPSLNYYYEHKADLRDIHVHLEFENLLHRSGFKTLEEIQQVLQDHQQNKNSERMIISGLWTHFGYADEFGVPEYDEERSAWLNVLHTLLNEGYQFDYIHSQNSASYYREGQVVLPHHTHARVGIALYGSRPYSDLDESTIQQALTVKANVIQIREVQNGDYCGYSWAFETQHDNTKLAVVDVGYGDGILRTRAQHEALINGKRYPIRALMMSHMFVEVDEHVHAQDQVVLYNESMRIDEYTFKGVGANSEQLSAMNHDSLIKEYR, encoded by the coding sequence TTGACAGCAATTTGGTCAGTCGATACAGAAGCATTTTATAGCAATGCTAAGAAAGTGAAAAATCAACAACCCATTATGGCTGTTGTTAAAAATAACGCCTACCACTATGGTTTAGAATTTGCGGTTAAACAATTTTTACGTGCAGGTATCAATACATTTAGTACGACGTCACTTAAAGAAGCAGTTCGAGTGCGTGAATTAGCACCAGACGCAACTGTATTTCTAATGAATGCGGTATATGATTTTGATACGGTTCGTGATTATCATATTCATATGACCTTACCTTCTTTAAATTATTATTATGAGCATAAAGCAGATTTACGAGATATTCATGTACACTTAGAGTTTGAAAATTTACTACATCGTTCTGGTTTTAAAACATTGGAAGAGATTCAACAGGTGTTACAAGATCATCAACAGAATAAAAATTCTGAACGCATGATTATTTCTGGCTTATGGACACATTTTGGTTATGCTGATGAATTTGGTGTGCCTGAATATGATGAAGAACGTTCAGCATGGTTGAATGTTTTACATACATTATTAAATGAAGGGTATCAATTCGACTATATACATTCTCAAAATAGTGCAAGTTATTATCGAGAAGGACAAGTCGTTCTTCCCCACCATACACATGCTAGAGTGGGTATCGCTTTATATGGTTCACGACCCTATAGTGATTTGGATGAATCAACCATCCAACAAGCATTGACTGTAAAGGCTAACGTCATTCAAATTAGAGAAGTTCAAAATGGTGACTATTGTGGCTATAGTTGGGCTTTTGAAACACAACACGATAATACTAAGCTTGCTGTAGTAGATGTTGGTTATGGTGACGGTATATTAAGAACAAGAGCGCAACATGAAGCACTAATTAATGGCAAGCGCTACCCTATTCGAGCATTAATGATGAGCCATATGTTTGTAGAAGTTGATGAACACGTACATGCACAAGATCAAGTTGTATTATATAATGAAAGTATGCGCATTGATGAATATACCTTTAAGGGTGTGGGAGCAAATTCAGAACAACTGAGCGCTATGAATCACGATTCTCTTATAAAGGAGTATAGATAA
- a CDS encoding amidohydrolase gives MNELEFVTTHRRHLHQHPELSLHEYETTQYIRDFLTELDVPFERPLETGAIAYLEGNSQHTIAYRADIDALPIFEENDVDFRSQNDNVMHACGHDGHTTALMLFVKRCKAMADKGTLPHNIVFIFQPAEETGGGAHRLIKAKAFENYPIEAVFGIHVNPFSDEGTVVIRDEEITASATEYRFYLTGLSSHVADKEQGHSCGEALQHVLTQVGQIQQFHLNGLKRNIVHMGHFEAGEAINTVPSNGYLEGTIRTYDVDDLTIVKNQMQKIAESVSLLFNVTCEVKFEEGYPPTMNSPKLREPVEQALNNANLEVIDKPTPFLFGEDFSFYGQLLAPAYFVFVGTRNKEKGYVTGLHTSHLNFDEKVLIDVANYYEQLLLNYKEV, from the coding sequence ATGAATGAATTAGAATTTGTAACAACACACCGTCGACATTTACATCAACATCCTGAATTAAGTTTACATGAATATGAAACTACACAGTACATCAGGGATTTCTTAACAGAATTAGATGTTCCATTTGAACGTCCATTGGAAACAGGTGCAATTGCATATCTTGAAGGTAATAGTCAGCATACTATCGCTTATAGAGCAGATATAGATGCATTACCTATTTTTGAAGAAAATGATGTAGATTTTCGTAGTCAAAATGATAACGTGATGCATGCATGTGGTCATGATGGGCATACGACGGCATTGATGCTATTTGTAAAACGATGTAAAGCAATGGCAGATAAAGGTACGCTTCCTCACAATATTGTATTTATATTTCAACCTGCAGAAGAAACAGGTGGTGGCGCGCATCGTCTTATAAAAGCCAAAGCTTTTGAAAATTACCCTATTGAAGCTGTATTTGGAATTCACGTTAATCCTTTTTCTGACGAAGGCACAGTTGTCATTAGAGACGAAGAAATTACTGCAAGTGCGACAGAGTACCGATTCTATTTAACAGGACTATCTAGTCATGTTGCTGATAAAGAACAAGGTCATTCATGTGGAGAAGCATTACAACATGTCTTAACACAAGTGGGACAAATACAACAATTTCATTTGAATGGATTAAAACGAAATATTGTACATATGGGTCATTTTGAAGCTGGTGAAGCTATCAATACAGTACCAAGTAATGGCTATTTAGAAGGAACAATCCGTACATATGACGTCGATGATTTAACTATTGTAAAAAATCAAATGCAAAAAATTGCTGAAAGTGTCTCTTTGTTATTTAATGTGACATGTGAAGTGAAATTTGAGGAAGGCTATCCACCTACAATGAATAGTCCGAAATTACGTGAACCTGTTGAACAAGCACTTAACAATGCTAATCTAGAAGTCATCGACAAACCTACACCTTTCTTATTCGGCGAAGACTTTAGTTTTTATGGTCAATTATTAGCACCTGCTTATTTTGTATTCGTTGGCACTCGAAATAAAGAAAAAGGTTATGTGACAGGATTACATACGTCTCATCTGAATTTTGATGAAAAGGTATTAATAGATGTAGCTAATTATTATGAACAATTATTATTAAATTATAAAGAGGTGTAA
- the dapD gene encoding 2,3,4,5-tetrahydropyridine-2,6-dicarboxylate N-acetyltransferase, translating to MVQHLSAQEIIQYISDAKKSTPLKVYVNGTFDGVNFPESFKVFGSEHSKVIFCEADDWKPFYETYQNKFEDVEIEMDRRNSAIPLKDLTNTNARIEPGAFIREQAIIEDGAVVMMGATINIGAVVGEGTMVDMNATLGGRATTGKNVHVGAGSVLAGVIEPPSASPVVIEDNVLIGANAVILEGVRVGEGAIVAAGAIVTQDVPAGAVVAGTPAKVIKQTYEVEDSKREIVSALRKLND from the coding sequence ATGGTACAACATTTATCAGCACAAGAAATTATTCAATATATTAGTGATGCAAAAAAATCAACACCTTTAAAAGTTTATGTCAATGGTACATTTGATGGGGTCAACTTCCCTGAATCATTCAAAGTGTTTGGATCAGAACATTCTAAAGTTATCTTTTGTGAAGCAGATGACTGGAAACCATTTTATGAGACATATCAAAATAAATTTGAAGATGTAGAAATTGAAATGGACCGACGCAACTCAGCAATTCCTTTAAAAGATTTAACAAATACGAATGCACGTATCGAACCAGGTGCTTTCATTCGTGAACAAGCTATCATCGAAGATGGCGCAGTTGTAATGATGGGTGCAACAATTAATATTGGCGCAGTTGTTGGCGAAGGAACGATGGTAGATATGAATGCGACTTTAGGCGGTCGTGCTACGACTGGTAAAAATGTACATGTTGGTGCTGGATCAGTATTAGCTGGTGTCATCGAGCCACCTAGTGCGTCACCTGTTGTCATTGAAGATAATGTGTTAATTGGCGCCAATGCAGTTATTTTAGAAGGTGTTCGAGTTGGCGAAGGTGCAATTGTGGCAGCTGGCGCTATTGTGACACAAGATGTACCTGCAGGCGCAGTTGTTGCTGGAACACCTGCTAAAGTGATCAAACAAACATATGAAGTAGAAGATTCTAAACGTGAAATTGTATCAGCATTACGCAAATTAAATGATTAA
- the dapB gene encoding 4-hydroxy-tetrahydrodipicolinate reductase — protein sequence MKILLIGYGAMNQRVARLAEEKGHEIVGVIEPTHSESTPYQQYHHIADAKEADVAIDFSNPNLLLPLLDESFELPLVVATTGEKEKITQKLESLGKKMPVFFSANMSYGVHALTKILEAAVPLLQDFDIELTEAHHNKKVDAPSGTLVKLYDVIEGLRDKTTPVYDRHDKTEKRSPDEIGIHTVRGGTIVGEHDVLFAGTDETITISHKAQSKDIFANGAIGAAEKLINKENGFYTFDNL from the coding sequence ATGAAAATCTTATTAATTGGCTATGGCGCTATGAACCAGCGTGTTGCAAGATTAGCTGAAGAAAAAGGCCATGAAATTGTCGGTGTTATTGAACCGACTCATAGTGAGTCAACACCCTACCAACAATATCATCATATAGCCGATGCTAAAGAAGCAGATGTAGCAATTGATTTTTCTAATCCTAATTTATTATTACCCCTATTAGATGAATCATTTGAATTGCCATTAGTCGTTGCGACTACTGGTGAAAAAGAGAAAATCACTCAAAAATTAGAATCATTAGGTAAAAAGATGCCAGTATTTTTCAGTGCGAATATGAGTTATGGTGTACATGCGCTTACTAAGATTTTAGAAGCGGCAGTTCCCCTACTACAAGATTTTGATATTGAACTGACAGAAGCACATCATAATAAGAAAGTGGATGCACCTAGTGGTACATTAGTGAAGTTATATGATGTTATAGAAGGTTTACGTGATAAAACAACGCCAGTTTATGATCGTCATGATAAAACTGAGAAGCGTTCACCTGATGAAATTGGTATTCATACCGTTCGTGGTGGTACGATTGTTGGTGAACATGATGTATTATTTGCTGGCACAGATGAAACAATTACGATTTCACATAAAGCACAATCTAAAGATATCTTCGCGAATGGTGCAATTGGTGCAGCTGAAAAGTTAATCAACAAGGAAAACGGTTTTTATACGTTTGATAATTTATAA
- the dapA gene encoding 4-hydroxy-tetrahydrodipicolinate synthase, with translation MTHMFEGVGVALTTPFVNNEVDYDALRRHVTFLLENNAQAIIVNGTTAESPTLNDEEKEHVLETVVNLVNKQVPVIAGTGTNNTEKSIQASVRARQLGADAVMLITPYYNKTNQRGLVQHFETIANAVELPVVLYNVPSRTNMTIEPETVETLSQNKYIVALKDATNDFDYFEEVKKRVNQDEFAIYSGNDDNVVDFYKRGGNGVISVIANVIPKEFQHLYDAKQDGDTMAKAFEPIGRLLDALSVDVNPIPIKTLTAYEGFGSYELRLPLVPLEENDRQTLEQAYETFKAGEK, from the coding sequence ATGACACACATGTTTGAAGGTGTAGGCGTAGCATTAACAACGCCATTTGTAAATAATGAAGTAGATTATGATGCATTAAGACGACACGTTACATTCTTATTAGAAAATAATGCACAAGCGATTATTGTAAATGGAACTACAGCTGAAAGCCCTACGCTAAACGATGAAGAGAAAGAACATGTTTTAGAAACAGTTGTTAATTTAGTTAACAAACAGGTACCTGTGATTGCAGGTACAGGTACAAACAATACTGAAAAATCTATTCAAGCGTCTGTACGCGCACGTCAACTTGGTGCAGATGCAGTGATGCTTATCACACCTTATTACAATAAAACAAATCAACGTGGTTTAGTTCAACACTTCGAAACAATTGCGAATGCAGTTGAATTACCTGTGGTCTTATATAATGTACCTTCACGTACGAATATGACGATTGAACCAGAAACAGTTGAAACGTTAAGTCAAAATAAATACATTGTAGCGCTTAAAGATGCGACAAATGATTTTGATTATTTTGAAGAGGTTAAAAAACGTGTAAATCAAGATGAATTTGCCATTTATAGTGGTAATGACGATAATGTTGTTGATTTTTATAAACGTGGTGGCAATGGCGTGATTTCAGTAATTGCTAACGTCATTCCAAAAGAATTTCAACACTTATATGATGCTAAACAAGATGGGGACACAATGGCAAAAGCATTTGAACCGATTGGCCGTTTATTAGACGCGTTATCAGTTGATGTTAATCCTATTCCAATTAAAACATTAACTGCTTATGAAGGATTTGGAAGCTATGAATTACGTTTACCTCTTGTACCACTTGAGGAAAATGATCGTCAAACATTAGAGCAAGCTTACGAAACATTTAAAGCAGGTGAAAAATAA
- a CDS encoding aspartate-semialdehyde dehydrogenase, with translation MTKLAVVGATGLVGTKMLETLDRKEIPFNELVLFSSARSAGQKIEFKGKTYTVQELTDEAASEHFDYVLMSAGGGTSEHFAPLFEQAGAIVIDNSSQWRMTEDVDLVVPEVNEPHFTRGIIANPNCSTIQSVVPLKVLQDAFGLSRVAYTTYQAVSGSGVKGKRDLSEGANGKAPEAYPHPIYNNVLPHIDVFLENGYTKEEQKMIDETRKILNDKDLKVTATCVRVPVQDSHSVEMDVTLNQDTTVEAIQELFDKDDRVVLVDNPAKNEYPLAIHSTGKDDVFVGRIRRDDTLDNTFHVWCTSDNLLKGAALNAVQVLEQVLKLKGVL, from the coding sequence ATGACAAAATTAGCAGTAGTTGGTGCAACAGGATTAGTTGGAACAAAAATGTTAGAAACTTTAGACCGTAAAGAAATCCCTTTCAATGAATTGGTTCTATTTTCTTCAGCTCGTTCAGCTGGTCAAAAGATCGAATTTAAAGGGAAAACATATACAGTACAAGAACTAACAGATGAAGCAGCAAGTGAACACTTTGATTATGTACTTATGAGTGCTGGTGGCGGTACAAGTGAACATTTCGCCCCACTATTTGAACAAGCGGGCGCTATTGTCATTGATAATTCTAGTCAATGGCGTATGACTGAAGATGTTGATTTAGTTGTACCTGAAGTAAACGAACCACACTTTACAAGAGGAATCATTGCTAATCCAAATTGTTCTACAATTCAGTCTGTCGTACCATTAAAAGTATTACAAGATGCTTTTGGTTTATCAAGAGTAGCTTATACGACATATCAAGCGGTTTCAGGATCTGGTGTTAAGGGTAAGAGAGATTTATCTGAAGGTGCAAATGGTAAAGCACCTGAAGCCTACCCTCATCCAATTTATAATAACGTATTACCACATATTGATGTATTCCTTGAAAATGGTTATACAAAAGAAGAACAAAAAATGATAGATGAAACGCGTAAAATTTTAAATGATAAAGATTTAAAAGTGACTGCAACTTGTGTACGTGTACCAGTTCAAGATAGTCATAGTGTTGAAATGGATGTTACTTTAAATCAAGATACGACTGTTGAGGCAATTCAAGAATTATTTGATAAGGATGATCGTGTTGTTCTTGTTGATAATCCAGCTAAAAATGAATATCCTTTAGCAATTCACTCAACAGGTAAAGACGATGTGTTTGTTGGTCGTATTCGCCGTGATGACACTTTAGATAATACATTCCACGTATGGTGTACATCAGATAACCTACTTAAAGGTGCAGCATTGAATGCCGTTCAAGTTTTAGAACAAGTTTTAAAATTGAAAGGAGTTCTTTAA